In a single window of the Allobranchiibius huperziae genome:
- a CDS encoding MMPL family transporter, translated as MATALYRLGRTAYRKWPFFLIGWLIALIGLGGLSQAIHKPLVDTFSIPGIPSLKAQSMQQKLFPGTGDAVNQAGVSVVVGAPKGHTLKEAKYSNAVDALITDLQKVPQMPKTKLVNPVTASAAQFKAATSAAAKQGTPKAVAERNANALLPLSPDGRIGTIDFAFDVKTVQDVKPATQNKVVDDLKKARASGLTAEVNGAGMQIAPDPGGSSELIGVAFAAVVLIITFGSLIAAGMPILSAFVGVAMGTIGVQLATAFTTVGTTTPILSSMIGLAVGIDYTLFILSRYRTELRTTDDRAHAVGLAVGKAGTAVVFAGLTVLIALIALSVVGIPFLTAMGLAAAETVFFAVLVALTLLPAVLGMFKSKAFGAQVRKRSDKRDDQGHAVNNGTRWARLVGRKPAIVVALVVVVLGAIAVPAKSLHLALPSDSTAAKSTTQRKAADLQAEAFGPGRAAPLLVVVDGTNVTGGAKARTTAYGKVATWAGTKPDVANAQIVGLNKAGTGAQVLITPKSGADDEKTLSLLHALRDGQSGIEKSTGTTVGVTGLVAIQTDVSDRLTGALPVYLAVVIGLAFLVLMVVFRSVLVPLVATLGFLLSILATLGATVEVFQKGRFGIVEGAPLVSFMPIILIGIVFGLAMDYQVFLVTRMREAHVHGMSARDAVVDGFRNSARVVAAAAAIMISVFAAFILQGVSFIMSIGFALAVAVFFDAFVVRMTLMPALLFLLGERAWWLPKWLDRILPKVDVEGEKLTGAGAPHEQRHPAHLAEPEHSRA; from the coding sequence ATGGCGACCGCTCTGTATCGACTCGGCCGAACGGCGTACCGCAAGTGGCCCTTCTTCCTGATCGGCTGGCTGATCGCCCTGATCGGGCTGGGCGGGCTGTCCCAGGCGATCCACAAACCGCTGGTCGACACCTTCTCCATCCCGGGCATCCCGTCGCTCAAGGCGCAGTCGATGCAGCAGAAGCTCTTCCCGGGCACCGGCGACGCGGTCAACCAGGCCGGCGTATCGGTGGTGGTGGGCGCTCCGAAGGGGCACACCCTCAAGGAGGCCAAGTACTCCAACGCGGTCGACGCGCTGATCACGGACCTGCAGAAGGTCCCGCAGATGCCCAAGACCAAGCTGGTCAACCCGGTGACGGCCTCGGCCGCGCAGTTCAAGGCGGCGACCTCGGCAGCGGCCAAGCAGGGCACGCCGAAGGCGGTCGCCGAGCGCAACGCGAACGCGCTGCTGCCGCTCTCACCGGACGGGCGGATCGGCACGATCGACTTCGCGTTCGACGTGAAGACCGTGCAGGACGTGAAGCCGGCGACGCAGAACAAGGTCGTCGACGACCTGAAGAAGGCGCGCGCGTCCGGTCTGACGGCCGAGGTGAACGGCGCCGGCATGCAGATCGCGCCCGACCCCGGCGGCAGCAGTGAACTGATCGGCGTCGCGTTCGCCGCCGTCGTCCTGATCATCACCTTCGGCTCGCTCATCGCCGCCGGTATGCCGATCCTGTCGGCGTTCGTCGGCGTCGCGATGGGCACCATCGGGGTGCAGCTCGCCACCGCGTTCACCACGGTCGGCACGACGACCCCGATCCTGTCGAGCATGATCGGCCTCGCGGTCGGCATCGACTACACGCTCTTCATCCTGTCCAGATACCGCACCGAGTTGCGCACGACCGACGACCGGGCGCACGCCGTCGGGTTGGCCGTCGGCAAGGCCGGCACGGCGGTCGTCTTCGCCGGCCTGACGGTGCTGATCGCCCTGATCGCGCTGTCGGTGGTGGGCATCCCGTTCCTCACCGCGATGGGTCTGGCCGCGGCCGAGACCGTCTTCTTCGCCGTGCTGGTCGCGCTCACCCTGCTGCCCGCCGTGCTCGGGATGTTCAAGTCCAAGGCGTTCGGCGCGCAGGTGCGCAAGCGCTCGGACAAGCGCGACGATCAGGGGCACGCGGTCAACAACGGCACCCGGTGGGCCCGCCTGGTCGGCCGCAAGCCGGCGATCGTGGTCGCGCTCGTCGTGGTCGTGCTCGGCGCCATCGCGGTGCCCGCGAAGAGCCTGCACCTGGCGCTGCCCAGCGACTCCACGGCCGCGAAGTCGACCACCCAGCGCAAGGCCGCCGACCTGCAGGCGGAGGCCTTCGGGCCGGGTCGTGCCGCGCCGCTGCTGGTCGTAGTCGACGGGACGAACGTGACCGGTGGCGCCAAGGCGCGTACGACGGCGTACGGGAAGGTCGCGACCTGGGCGGGCACCAAGCCCGACGTCGCGAACGCCCAGATCGTCGGCCTCAACAAGGCGGGCACCGGCGCCCAGGTGCTGATCACCCCGAAGTCGGGGGCGGACGACGAGAAGACGCTGTCGCTGCTGCACGCGTTGCGCGACGGGCAGTCCGGCATCGAGAAGTCGACGGGTACGACGGTCGGCGTCACCGGGCTGGTGGCGATCCAGACCGACGTGTCCGACCGGCTCACCGGCGCGCTGCCCGTCTATCTGGCGGTGGTCATCGGCCTGGCGTTCCTGGTGCTGATGGTCGTGTTCCGATCCGTGCTCGTGCCGCTCGTCGCGACGCTCGGCTTCCTGCTGTCGATCCTCGCCACGCTCGGGGCGACCGTCGAGGTCTTCCAGAAGGGCCGCTTCGGGATCGTCGAGGGCGCGCCGCTGGTCAGCTTCATGCCGATCATCCTGATCGGCATCGTCTTCGGGCTCGCGATGGACTACCAGGTCTTCCTGGTGACCCGGATGCGGGAGGCGCACGTGCACGGGATGTCGGCGCGTGACGCCGTGGTCGACGGGTTCCGCAACAGCGCCCGGGTGGTGGCGGCCGCGGCGGCGATCATGATCTCGGTCTTCGCGGCGTTCATCCTGCAGGGCGTCTCGTTCATCATGTCGATCGGTTTCGCCCTCGCGGTCGCGGTCTTCTTCGACGCGTTCGTGGTGCGCATGACGCTCATGCCCGCGCTGCTCTTCCTGCTCGGTGAGCGCGCGTGGTGGCTGCCGAAGTGGCTGGACAGGATCCTGCCGAAGGTCGACGTCGAGGGCGAGAAGCTCACCGGCGCGGGCGCGCCGCACGAGCAGCGGCACCCTGCCCACCTGGCCGAGCCGGAGCACTCCAGAGCCTGA
- a CDS encoding M48 family metalloprotease, giving the protein MYLGWLLLLTVALAWPAPRLLPRWTALRGVPGPALWLWQGVSLGAVVAGLELAPLAVLYVVRVGRGLPAPRDHIALAAVAALVSALLIGRLLARAHVVGRRLRKVRREHRELVDLLDEPVHAEGLPAQVRVLSHPTATAYCVPGLSRRVVLTSGTIEALPPAELRAVLAHELAHLRHRHDLVLEFFTVWHTAVPRRLRSDRGLETVRLLIELLADRSAERAVGRVPVARALVALARSEHPNGTLGHEDFARIRLEQLTVQRHHPVLATCAGLLGMAAVVAPLALAALVILHI; this is encoded by the coding sequence GTGTACCTCGGGTGGCTGCTGTTGCTGACAGTGGCTCTCGCCTGGCCCGCACCCCGGCTGCTTCCACGGTGGACCGCGCTGCGGGGAGTGCCCGGGCCAGCGCTCTGGCTGTGGCAGGGGGTGTCGCTGGGTGCGGTGGTCGCCGGCCTGGAGCTTGCGCCGCTGGCCGTCCTGTACGTCGTGCGGGTGGGTCGCGGGCTGCCCGCGCCCCGCGACCACATCGCCCTCGCCGCGGTCGCTGCCCTCGTGTCGGCGCTGCTCATCGGTCGCCTGCTGGCACGCGCACACGTGGTCGGCCGCCGGCTGCGGAAGGTGCGCCGTGAGCACCGCGAGCTCGTCGACCTGCTCGACGAACCGGTCCATGCCGAGGGTCTCCCCGCGCAGGTGCGTGTGCTCTCCCACCCCACCGCGACGGCGTACTGCGTGCCCGGGCTCTCACGACGGGTCGTGCTCACCAGCGGCACCATCGAGGCGCTTCCGCCGGCGGAGCTGCGCGCCGTCCTCGCCCACGAGTTGGCGCATCTGCGGCACCGGCACGACCTGGTCCTGGAGTTCTTCACGGTGTGGCACACCGCGGTGCCGCGGCGGTTGCGCAGCGACCGCGGCCTGGAGACCGTGCGCCTGCTGATCGAGCTGCTCGCGGACCGCAGCGCCGAACGCGCCGTCGGCCGGGTGCCGGTGGCGCGGGCGCTGGTGGCCCTCGCACGGTCCGAGCATCCGAACGGCACGCTCGGCCATGAGGACTTCGCCCGCATCCGGCTGGAGCAGCTCACGGTGCAGCGGCACCACCCCGTCCTCGCCACGTGTGCCGGGCTGCTCGGAATGGCTGCCGTGGTGGCGCCGTTGGCACTGGCAGCGCTGGTGATCCTGCACATCTGA
- a CDS encoding alpha/beta fold hydrolase, giving the protein MRRTGESILASAAVGLLASAVGLQRWRRVSADRQDAGARVLHLSRGPVEVRDSGVPAGGRRTTDEPAVVVVHGTPGGYDLAQVTASGLGLDDRRVVSVSRPGYLRTPLASGPTPEEQADLFAEVLDALGIETAVVIAVSGGGPAAVQFALRHASRCARLVLIESLVQTFTEHEMYASLQPLARVGKWLGERLAQVDAVIAGYLIVTPRSDPGPAVAAAAVRFDRRKVGYTADMRLFEDVPDYPFEQISSPTLVIHGTADVDVPFAQAQTAADRIPGAQLVAVPGADHLGLWRHEVVGQRVRAFLAD; this is encoded by the coding sequence ATGCGGAGAACGGGGGAGTCGATCCTGGCCTCGGCCGCGGTCGGACTGCTGGCGTCAGCTGTGGGGCTGCAGCGGTGGCGTCGGGTGAGTGCGGACCGACAGGATGCTGGCGCTCGGGTGCTGCACCTGTCTCGGGGGCCGGTCGAGGTGCGCGATTCCGGCGTCCCGGCGGGCGGCCGGCGTACGACGGACGAGCCGGCGGTCGTCGTGGTCCACGGCACGCCGGGCGGTTACGACCTGGCGCAGGTGACCGCCTCCGGGCTCGGCCTCGACGACCGGCGGGTGGTGTCGGTGTCGCGACCCGGCTACCTGCGCACCCCCCTGGCCAGCGGTCCCACTCCCGAGGAGCAGGCCGACCTCTTCGCCGAGGTGCTCGACGCCCTCGGGATCGAGACCGCCGTGGTCATCGCCGTGTCGGGCGGCGGGCCGGCCGCAGTCCAGTTCGCCCTGCGGCACGCCTCCCGCTGCGCCCGGCTGGTGCTCATCGAGTCGCTCGTGCAGACCTTCACCGAGCACGAGATGTACGCGTCCCTGCAGCCCCTCGCGCGTGTCGGCAAATGGCTCGGGGAGCGGCTGGCCCAGGTCGACGCGGTGATCGCCGGGTATCTGATCGTCACGCCGCGCTCGGATCCCGGCCCCGCGGTGGCGGCGGCCGCGGTCCGCTTCGACCGCCGCAAGGTCGGGTACACCGCCGACATGCGCCTCTTCGAGGACGTGCCGGACTACCCGTTCGAGCAGATCAGCTCGCCCACCCTCGTGATCCACGGCACCGCCGACGTCGATGTCCCCTTCGCCCAGGCGCAGACGGCCGCCGATCGCATCCCCGGCGCACAGCTGGTGGCCGTGCCGGGGGCGGACCACCTGGGTCTGTGGCGGCACGAGGTGGTCGGGCAGCGGGTCCGGGCGTTCCTGGCCGACTGA
- a CDS encoding BlaI/MecI/CopY family transcriptional regulator: MPTSGRAELGELEGAVMSRLWDAPAGGTLSVREVFESLSRERELAYTTVMTVLDRLAKKGLADRVRDGRAWRYAAAATREEMTARALHQTLAALDGDERQATFAHFLGDASHADLAALRAELDRIESDAPKDDGRR; this comes from the coding sequence ATGCCCACGAGTGGGCGAGCGGAGCTCGGTGAGCTGGAGGGCGCAGTCATGTCCCGGCTGTGGGACGCGCCGGCCGGTGGCACGTTGTCGGTGCGAGAGGTCTTCGAATCACTCTCTCGCGAGCGGGAACTCGCCTACACCACGGTGATGACGGTGCTCGACCGGCTGGCCAAGAAGGGCCTGGCCGACCGGGTTCGCGACGGACGGGCATGGCGGTACGCCGCCGCGGCGACCCGCGAGGAGATGACCGCCCGCGCCCTGCACCAGACGCTGGCGGCCCTCGACGGTGACGAACGGCAGGCGACGTTCGCGCACTTCCTGGGCGACGCATCGCACGCCGACCTGGCAGCCCTGCGGGCCGAGCTGGATCGGATCGAGTCCGACGCACCCAAGGACGACGGCCGCCGCTGA